In Betaproteobacteria bacterium, a genomic segment contains:
- a CDS encoding cupredoxin family protein, giving the protein MNRLALNAVLAAVLVATAPAALAHGDKHDDKKSSKAQAISTEEHSFGRQGDPKKVSRTVTVDMSDAMRFSPSEVRVREGETIRFVAKNGGKVMHEMVLGNLAELKAHGEMMKKFPNMEHDAPYMAHVPPGTKQEIVWTFTKAGEFHYGCLLPGHLEAGMIGKVIVAGK; this is encoded by the coding sequence GTGAACCGTCTTGCACTCAACGCCGTACTTGCTGCGGTGCTTGTCGCGACCGCGCCCGCAGCCCTTGCCCACGGCGACAAGCACGACGACAAGAAGTCTTCGAAAGCCCAAGCGATCTCGACCGAGGAGCATTCCTTCGGCCGGCAGGGGGATCCGAAGAAGGTATCGCGCACGGTGACGGTCGACATGAGCGACGCGATGCGCTTCAGCCCGTCGGAAGTGCGCGTGAGAGAGGGCGAGACCATCCGCTTCGTGGCGAAGAACGGCGGCAAGGTCATGCACGAGATGGTGCTCGGCAACCTTGCGGAGCTGAAGGCCCACGGCGAGATGATGAAGAAATTCCCGAACATGGAGCACGACGCGCCTTACATGGCACACGTGCCGCCGGGCACGAAGCAGGAAATCGTGTGGACGTTCACAAAGGCCGGCGAGTTCCACTACGGATGCCTGCTTCCCGG
- a CDS encoding multicopper oxidase domain-containing protein, with amino-acid sequence MVTRRDFFRGAGVAGATLAASAVSRVSLAALPEPVTMDKADTQPPLLPPNGRPYNPVVTLNGWTLPWRMNKGVKEFHLVAEPVVREIAPGMKAHLWGYNGQSPGPTIEVVEGDRVRLFVTNRLPEHTTIHWHGQRIPNGMDGVGGLNQKQIPVGKTYVYEFVARRPGTFMYHPHADEMTQMAMGMMGFWVTHPKGQHPLIDPVDRDFCFLLNAFDIDPGSYTPKVNTMLDFNLWMWNSRSFPGIDSLNVRLNDKVRIRIGNLTMTNHPIHLHGHEFLVTGTDGGPTPVSTRWYEVTTDVAVGQMRQIELLADEEGDWAFHCHKSHHTMNAMGHDVPTMIGVDHRGLAKQITSLIPEYMVMGERGMADMGEMEMPLPDNTLPMMTGTGPYGPVEMGGMFTVFKVRREQKPGDYKDPGWYKQPPGTQAYEWTGPLAEPARFRSEGGQSMPLATKSPGAEFQVRKPKDHSGH; translated from the coding sequence ATGGTTACGCGACGCGACTTCTTCCGGGGCGCCGGAGTTGCAGGGGCGACCCTTGCAGCCTCCGCGGTTAGCCGGGTGTCACTTGCCGCCCTGCCGGAGCCGGTGACGATGGACAAGGCCGACACGCAGCCGCCGCTCTTGCCGCCCAACGGGCGTCCCTACAACCCGGTGGTGACACTGAACGGCTGGACGTTGCCGTGGCGGATGAACAAGGGCGTGAAGGAATTCCACCTCGTCGCCGAGCCGGTGGTTCGCGAGATCGCACCCGGCATGAAGGCGCACCTGTGGGGCTACAACGGCCAGAGTCCGGGGCCGACGATCGAGGTGGTGGAGGGCGACCGCGTGCGCCTCTTCGTCACCAACCGCTTGCCGGAGCACACTACCATCCACTGGCACGGCCAGCGCATCCCCAACGGCATGGACGGGGTCGGAGGGCTCAACCAGAAACAGATCCCCGTGGGCAAGACCTACGTCTACGAGTTCGTCGCGCGGCGTCCCGGCACTTTCATGTACCACCCGCACGCCGACGAGATGACGCAGATGGCCATGGGCATGATGGGCTTCTGGGTCACGCATCCGAAAGGGCAGCACCCGCTCATCGATCCCGTCGATCGCGACTTCTGCTTCCTGCTCAACGCCTTCGACATCGATCCGGGCAGCTACACGCCGAAGGTCAACACCATGCTCGACTTCAACCTCTGGATGTGGAACAGCCGCTCCTTCCCCGGCATCGACTCGCTCAACGTGCGCCTGAACGACAAGGTGCGCATCCGCATCGGCAACCTCACAATGACCAACCACCCCATCCACCTGCACGGCCACGAGTTCCTGGTGACCGGCACCGACGGCGGGCCGACGCCGGTCTCGACCCGCTGGTACGAGGTGACGACCGATGTCGCGGTGGGGCAGATGCGCCAGATCGAACTGCTGGCGGACGAGGAGGGGGACTGGGCCTTCCACTGCCACAAGTCGCACCACACGATGAATGCCATGGGCCACGACGTTCCGACGATGATCGGCGTGGACCATCGCGGGCTCGCGAAGCAGATCACCTCTCTCATTCCGGAATACATGGTAATGGGAGAGCGCGGCATGGCCGACATGGGAGAGATGGAAATGCCCCTGCCCGACAACACGCTGCCGATGATGACTGGCACAGGCCCCTACGGCCCGGTGGAGATGGGCGGCATGTTCACCGTGTTCAAGGTGCGCCGCGAGCAGAAGCCCGGCGACTACAAGGATCCCGGCTGGTACAAGCAGCCTCCCGGCACGCAGGCGTACGAATGGACGGGACCGTTGGCGGAGCCCGCGCGGTTCAGGTCCGAGGGCGGGCAGTCGATGCCGCTCGCGACGAAGTCCCCAGGCGCCGAATTCCAGGTGCGCAAACCCAAGGACCATTCCGGCCATTGA